Below is a window of Populus alba chromosome 2, ASM523922v2, whole genome shotgun sequence DNA.
attttatttttcaaaggggaaaaaataattttgctaTTCCTTGATAAATTTGAAGGATACCCTTCAATTCAACCACAAAATAATGAAATcaccgggaaaaaaaaaaacgaacaaTGAAATGTAAAAACGTGAACAATGTTTTTGCTAAAACGACTCTCCCACAACTGTTGgagtttttctataatatttaattagcttCACTCTGAGATTTCATGATTTGATTTACATCCTGAAATGGGTTTGTTAAGAAATGATCTGGGACACGCAATACAAATTTGGGCctcgtttgttttttttgaaaaactgatTTCTGGAAAcagtttctaaatttttctgtgtttgtttgtcattaaaaaagttggtcaacggaaaatactttttggttaacggaaaatactttccagtcaatttagtcaatgaaaaatttggtttggttttttaggaaaagtgttttccctttagctgtgtttgttttccagaaaatgATTTctgaaaaatcactttccaaacttttttgtgtttgtttgccattaaaaaagttagtcaatgaaaaacactttctagtaaaagaaaaatttggcttggttttccggaggaaagtgttttcctaaaaaatttgagGGAAAGCACTTTGccggaaattgtgaaaaatttagaaatgtcattatttgttgattatatcaaatttgatcctcaaacttttgatcactatatatattttgtttctaatatttattttcaatttcatctcttaaaattttatttttatattaattttggtccttatttttataattgttatttgtttttttcttatcattttttttattgaaatttttatctataagatttgatcctcattcttttgattgattacttattttatttgaaataatttatgaaatgttgattattattattttaatttattcatcttttatttttttttttttagatttgatctctattattttgattattatttattttatttgagatagtttatgaaattatattttttttttcaatttcattctccattcaactttttaatttgtaagatttgtttcttattattttaataaacttgagaaaaataaaatgttaataagttattttccagctcatttccatgacataaccaaacactggaaagtgttttccagcttattttccattacactatcaaatatcggaaaatactttatcggaattcactttcctcataatttattttccaaaaaaaaaactatttttcagcaaacaaacggggccttgAGGTACATTTGAATTCCGCCACCCCCCgcacccctaaaaaaaaaaaaaaacccactacGAACTTCTTATGGTCACTGGTGCGGTGGGCgtgtataaaataaataaatttccatACATTGGTTTTTTCTTGGCACCAACATATTGACATGATTTTTAAAACACTTATTCTAggagtataattaaaaaaatatttttagaatataaaatcATGGAACTAAGGGCAAGGTTATTATTTTACTGTGATATAATATATACGGGGCTAGATTTATCGTTGCTCGAATTTTGCATGGTAAATTATTGCTTTAGCTTTCCAGTGCGACATTGGATCCGTCTGGTTGTGATTTTTCATTGGTGTTGCGTGTATACAAGACAAAACAGTCCTAGGTctcttcaccttttttttttttttttctcctctctctcttttttttttttttatctttgacaaTATATAAATGTGtcacttcttttattttttatatttaatctcattatcattcttttaattattatttattttatttttaatatttttttattgaagtttttcttcaatttcaccccttattatttgattttatttattttttatataaaatataatctcCGTTCTTTcgattgatatttgtttttttttttttctaattaaattttgttttttaatttcatcaatttgtatttattgatttaaatttttgtcgtgttattttttagagttttccTTTTATAGGGTTGGCTTTAAGCTCATTACTAGAATCACGAGTTTTAAAAGTTAACacttgttgattttgttttttttttttcatgtttttcttttttttaaaaaaattaattttttcattcaaaatttgatttattgagatatggtctttatttttttttcctcgctcTCATTTAATAGGGTTATCACAATCTTATTCTCATGATTTCAAGACTAGTAGGTTAATTTAGGttgatttgaatatttttttaattatatattttttaattctgctCTTCAAGATTAGATTGTTTGATActtgagtttttaaattttatttatttactttcaacGATTCTCATGGTATTatgctgttaatttttttctattaatttatttattatattttttattttttgtatttatattatttaaattagctaaacttattaaatatattcaaatcaaCAGggtcttaatttttcttttttaaaaaaacgccTATATCACCTTAACATCTTTTTTACGTTGAAAAGACAAAAGGATAGGTACATGATGTAATTTGCGGAACACAATCTATTACGTGGCACTAATCTTCATAATGAAAGAGAATAGTTATCCCTGTAGTGTAGGTTTTTGGATCATATTTATCCTTATAATTTCGTtttgttcattatttttcttgtatttgcaAATATAAGCAAATTCTTGATATAATGTTCAAACTAAAATCGAAATCACAGGGGCAAATACatctaaaattcattttatatatgaatacgttaaaacaatttaaaattgttaaaaaagtaatttaaaactcagaaaaatcaaaaactttttaaaatatgacaATACCTTCTTTTCAATGCGTTTGTTAAAAGTTAAAGCTAAAGGAGATGCTTTCAGGGTAATATTTCTTAAATCGGTAATTGGGGCTGGGGGATATGATCCAGGagctatataataatattaaattgcaTTGAATTATAAGATAATTaccaattaatcttttttaaaaataagtaataaaaaatattattaaaaaaaaaaacaaagaaaatttatcaaaaatctcACCGAATGAAAAACTTAACATccttcattaaaaacaaaacactaaaagatattaataaataaaaaaagtttgagcaACGCTCCAGTCATTAAACTTTTTGTAAGTGTTCGagtggttttaaaaattattttcagaaaaaaataaaattaattcatagtattttaaagaaacaaaattaaaaatatatcacctattaaaaatttaaaatcttcttaacaaacttacatgttaaaaaaaatctacactcatttattaatatttttattttgaatttaattttgaaaaaaaaatgatgtttttattttctaaaaattatattttacaggcatcattatttttttaaaacactgttTACACAGCGTCTCCAAAAGGTTTCTTACGGTGAAAAAAGTTTCAACCACAAAGAAGGGCTGGTGAGCACTAGAGAAGATTTAAGCTGTTGGCATGACTAATGCCATAATATTGTTTGGTGATGGCGCAGTGGTAGGTGAGcatttataaaaagatttttaaactCAATAAAAACATGCTACGAGAGCAAACGAATAAACAACTAGTAAAAGGGTCCTGGCGGGGATTGGAGGCTCCAGTTTAGCTGGCCCTAAACCTTCTCAACCCAACTCGGAAGAGTTGACTCGGTCAGTAATTGCAAGTTTGCAAAGTCAATACCCATAATCACACTGAAAGAAATTGTTTGTATCATTGCAAGTGAGCTTGGAAATGGGAGTAAAGCAATGCATCCACTAATTCCTTCGCCTCTCTGTGGTGTGCTCCAATTGGTCAAGCTAAGCCAAAGACTTTCCAATTGTCAAAAAAGGTCAATTTAGCGTGGAGAATCATGGTTCGTACTAAaagaaatatctattttaagtttaaattattaaataaaatttaaaaataaaatttatattattttttaatatattttttttaagtaaaacttCTTTATGCTTGAAACTTCcacatatttatattaatttatatttaatttttataaaataagttgagATAGTAAAATTCAAACTTGTGGCCGCTTAATCATTAAAActctgatatcatatcaaaaaaccatctcaatttaataatttaaattattaaataaaaatttaatatataattttaattattctttgcCTACCATTAAACTTTAAATAACAAGTATCCAAAAGGAAGggtaaatttatattcaattcaACTCCACGAcggtcattttttatttatttatttttatttagtcaaaCTGGATTGTAGGTGAaatagtgtttttctttttcttatttgttcttGCTTTCCTCCCTTCCTTTCATCACCGCGTGTTGTTGTTTCTAGCTGAAATGTCTGATTGAGAATCCATACGGGCATAATTCTGGTTTTAAAGTTCCAATCGTGGATGTTGTTGTACCTATAACTCTTAGAAACTTCTattccaagttattttttaatcaaaataagtgAAGCGTcctgatatatttatttaatcggCTAATAACAATTCTGTGTCATAGCAACAGTCCATGTCGCATTGCAATACATGTTTTTAATCGATTTATAACCATTGATAATaaattgttcatgaaaactcaattaaaattagtgttttattattaaaaattttaaatggatatgaacacaattcaattatatttctaattttttttttaatttttgatcacacaaaatatgaatatattattttttatatatttttaacttgttttaacaattataaaatatatttttctgaaaaaataatttttagttaaaaataccGTGTTGGTAAAATAAACAAGaagtatattaatataaaaatttattttcatgaataaaatctcaaaacaattatatttcttGAGTTTAACAATAATACCATAAATTTTCCTAGACCTATATATATCTTTCTATAAATATGTTGTAACTTAACCTCCCTAATCCTAGCTAACAATTCTGGAGCtcttaaaatcaaagaaaagttAGCATCAACCTCGACAGTCTGATTAAAAACAAGATTAACCAATAAAGATTGTGACTCCAAGATAAGCCGACGGAATCCAAGCGATGTAATtaactcattaaaaatatttagaaatgtaatagtgttattttttattttatatatatatatatatattttacattgccatattaaaataaaaaaaatatattcaaatttcaTTGAAACTACAGTGTCTAAAAAGCCCTTACAGATCGCAATGCAATGTATTACGAGTGCACAAGTGTCCCCGTGGATTAATGATGTGTTTAAAAACATGAtgtatgtgtttttaaatttttttttattttaattaattttttttaaaattttcattatttttcatatgttaatatcaaaaataattttttaaaaataaaaaaattattttaatatattttaaaataaaaaatactttaaaaaacaataattacccACCAAACACCTAATTTAATATCTACGCAGACCTCGTAAGCTCCATGGGCTCAGAGGATGTCCACTGGCCATTGCATCCTCACCGACGTTGATCTTTTGTGGAACAATCTCCAACTTCTTGCGGCAACATATCAACTAGGAAGCAAAtgtcttatttatttcaaaaagttCAACGTCCTCAAGTTTTAAACCAGAAGCCTTCGCTGCAGCTGGCATCACAACAACCAGGCTTACACCCATGATGGCAGGATTCGCACCAACAATAGCATATGTCCTGAATACACCAAAAATGGGTGGTCCCTTGCGCACAGCAACACTTCATTTCATGAGCAACACAACCCCAGCGTCATCACTGATTTGCCCAGAATTCCCAGCAGTGCTGATCCCATATTTCTTAAACACGAGCTTTAATTTTCCCAGACCTGCTATTGGCGGCAGTGGATGGGGGAGATGGTGATGCCATGACTGCTTCAGTTGGAAGATTTGGGCCTGCGTTGTTTTTTCTAGATCGTCAGTggttatggtttttttgttgaagATGGGGACAATGGTCTTGGCGTAGCTGTGGGTATGGTGGAGCTGTGTCTGGTTTTGCTGGTAGTGGCTGGGTTATTTGTGGGTAAAAGGATGTTTGGGTTTGTTTCGGGAAAGATTCTACTTGGTTTTGATTGAGATTTCAAGCTGGAATTTGAGCTAAGATAAGCTATTATTGGGTCTAGTTAATTGGGACTGTCATAGCTGATTTTGAGCAGATTTTAGAAGTAGTATTTGGCGGCGAAGAGGGCTTTGATCATGGTTGATTTGGGTCTGGTCTACTGGAGAGAAAGAGACGGTGAAGGTTCGGTTTAGTGAGGGAATGGGTTTTCTGGTATGTGGAGGTTTGAAACGCGTTTGGTTGTGAGGCCAGGTATTGTTTGAAATTGcattttaactttgttttttcttaatttttttagttttaaattatattttaaatattgtttgatattttgttgtgataatttaaaaattaaaattttaaaaataaaaatatattattttaatattacaaaaaaaacacttttaagaaTAAGATTTACCACAGGCGAGTTGAGGGACAGGCTGTGGTAGGTGTCAGGAGCTGTTGGACAGTTGGGTGCTTGGTGAATTTTGGTAGTAAATGGAGAATGGATCGCTTGTGGTTGCTGAATGAGGGGCGTGTGGTTCATTTGGGTAGCCaggtaggttttttttaatcttttggaagacagtgaatatttttttcaagggttttttttttttttgtgggagggaatttttatttcactctCTTATGCTctctttttactcttttttttttttaaaatatattttgtctccaaatttcctatattttttatttataaatctcacttctaaatttatgtattttatatgaCTCAATAATTTGGTAGTATACTGGACACATCACAACCACTGGACTAGGAGATTTAGGTGAATATTTTCAAGGGAATCCTTGGAGACTTGAAAATTAGGTAGTGATTCTTTTAAATAACCCTGGTGACATGAAATTTTGCAAACCTTTTCAAGAGAAACCTTGGAAACTTAAAATTTTGATGAATCATTTTGGAGGATTCTTGAAAGCTTGAACTTTGGTGAATATTTTTGAAGGATCCTTAAGAACTTCAGTGAATTCTTTCAAAGAATCTTTAAGATCTCGGAGATTTGAGTACAACTTTGGtgcatgttttaatatttttaatttatttaaaaactagttgacaaatttattgtttcaattttGCTATTAATTTTTGGAAGTCTCAATGCCATGCTGAGTGTGAGATTGGAGAGCCAACTCATTGGTGTACCAAAATGTCaagaaaaaggatgaaaatgagATGTCCAACATGCTACCAGCAAGGCCACAATAATTTGATATGCCCGCGTAAAATGGATATTGAGTATATTTAAGAGAATAATTTGTAAATTCTTTTTTCCCCCCTCAAATTTTATATTGCGTGTCGAGCTaccaaaaatttatatttgtttcttcGCCTCTCGTCATATTCCCTGCACAGAAACGACCTGATCTGATAATAATTGCTCATAATTATCCCCACCCAAGTTTAGTAGACTGGATATTAACATTGCAGGTCCGGGTCCAAAATCAAATGTGTAGGGCTGTGAATCCGTCCGCAGATAATAAAACCCGCACATAGCccattttaaatgaaaaggctGAAACCTGACGAAGTTGACGGTAACGGAGAGCACCAAATGTGAAATCCACAGAAGTCAAAAATCTAATCCCAATCCCTAACAATTGCAATGACTATGAAATAAAACAGTAAAGAATCAACAGCAATGGCTTCGAACGGAAACCCTAAATTTCAGCTCCCCGTGTTACTCTCCCAACAAAACAACAATGGTCCTATTATTTCCATGGAAACCACTCCTATCTCTCCTACTATTCCTCTCCCTATTCTTTTACGAACACTGGATTTCAATCCCTTCCTGCAACATCGTACCCAACACGGATCTCAACCAACAGGAACACGACGTTGTTGAAGAGGAAAACGACAACGATGAGGTTTTGAAAGTCATGCTGGTCGCCAATTTATTACTTTTAGGATCTGACACTAGCTTTTTTAACCTCTATTTTAGAGATTATTACATGTCCAAGGTTTTCAAGGTAACAAcaattcatctctctctctctctctctctctctctctcattctctctttctctttttaaactttaatctcgatttttaattagaagaagaaatcgATTCTAATCTTTTCTATGGGAAGCAGAAATCTTTTTATTCCTTAAAGCCTGACATGCTGCTGGTAATGGGGGATGTTTCGGCGAGAGGGTCGACATTGACGAGGGGTAAATGGGTATCGGTGTTGCATCAGTTTCATGGAATGATAGGGCCATTTATTGAACTTCCATTTCATGTTGTTCTTGGTGATATGGATGTTGGAGGGTGTAGTGGGCTCGACTCAAATTCAGTTTATTGGATAGCTAGGAGTTTTCCGGGGCTAGATTCATCTGGTTGTGGTGCGTTTGATATTGACAATGTTAGTTTTGTTTCCCTCAACGCGGTTGCATTGCTTTGTGGTAATAATAAGTTGAGGTTTAGTGTTGAGAAGGCTGTAGAGATGGAAAGAATAGGTTCATGGATGGATTCGGAGAAAGAAATGAGTGATTATGGAGAATTCACGAAAATGTCTGATAGTTTTGGGCGGAGAAAGGATTTAGTGACATCTGGATTAGGTCCTGTCCTCTTACTTCATTTTCCATTGCATCGAGCGGGAAATGGTGGTTGTAAGGAAGGGAATATTGTTAGAAAAGCTCCTATGCCCTTACGTCAGGGCTTGAATGCATTAGAGAGTAGCAGGTGGGTGCAATTCTTGCATATGCTGATATCAATGGATTTTTCTTCTTCGCATGTTTTCACTGCTGATAGTGATAGGATCCTGTCATGTAAACAGTGATGTTTTGCACACTTTTTTCATGTCATATAATCAATATTTGTTCATGCACTCATCACTTTAAGTTAATCGTGGAGGTACAAGTATGATGTTGAACTCCCTGTGTTATTGTTGAGCGATAGCCAAGACATGGAGTCATATGTTTTCTAAAGTTTTGCAATGCTTAGTTGTCTTCCGATGGGAGTTTATAGTCCTTTCTAAGTGCCTTTTATTTTGTCTTATGAATTTGCTTGCTTGAACTTGCGTGATTGGGAGTTCTGTTTCTTAAAGTTTCCTTAATGTTTCCTTTAGGGGATATACTGGTGCTCCCTATGAGTTATGGAATACAATCCCTCCAAATGCTACGCAATACATATTTCAGGCTCTTAAACCAAGGTATTCTTACAAATCTTTATG
It encodes the following:
- the LOC118049160 gene encoding uncharacterized protein isoform X1, encoding MVLLFPWKPLLSLLLFLSLFFYEHWISIPSCNIVPNTDLNQQEHDVVEEENDNDEVLKVMLVANLLLLGSDTSFFNLYFRDYYMSKVFKKSFYSLKPDMLLVMGDVSARGSTLTRGKWVSVLHQFHGMIGPFIELPFHVVLGDMDVGGCSGLDSNSVYWIARSFPGLDSSGCGAFDIDNVSFVSLNAVALLCGNNKLRFSVEKAVEMERIGSWMDSEKEMSDYGEFTKMSDSFGRRKDLVTSGLGPVLLLHFPLHRAGNGGCKEGNIVRKAPMPLRQGLNALESSRGYTGAPYELWNTIPPNATQYIFQALKPRIVFSAHAHEFCDHTHSDGTREITVPAMTWKARDDPGFVFATFRSGGNTVSVSYCSLARESHVLIAYTLILFLLITLWLVANKPYNMCLR
- the LOC118049160 gene encoding uncharacterized protein isoform X2, with protein sequence MVLLFPWKPLLSLLLFLSLFFYEHWISIPSCNIVPNTDLNQQEHDVVEEENDNDEVLKVMLVANLLLLGSDTSFFNLYFRDYYMSKVFKKSFYSLKPDMLLVMGDVSARGSTLTRGKWVSVLHQFHGMIGPFIELPFHVVLGDMDVGGCSGLDSNSVYWIARSFPGLDSSGCGAFDIDNVSFVSLNAVALLCGNNKLRFSVEKAVEMERIGSWMDSEKEMSDYGEFTKMSDSFGRRKDLVTSGLGPVLLLHFPLHRAGNGGCKEGNIVRKAPMPLRQGLNALESSRGYTGAPYELWNTIPPNATQYIFQALKPRIVFSAHAHEFCDHTHSDGTREITVPAMTWKARDDPGFVFATFRSGGNTAAGPIWDLPISF
- the LOC118049160 gene encoding uncharacterized protein isoform X3, with amino-acid sequence MVLLFPWKPLLSLLLFLSLFFYEHWISIPSCNIVPNTDLNQQEHDVVEEENDNDEVLKVMLVANLLLLGSDTSFFNLYFRDYYMSKVFKKSFYSLKPDMLLVMGDVSARGSTLTRGKWVSVLHQFHGMIGPFIELPFHVVLGDMDVGGCSGLDSNSVYWIARSFPGLDSSGCGAFDIDNVSFVSLNAVALLCGNNKLRFSVEKAVEMERIGSWMDSEKEMSDYGEFTKMSDSFGRRKDLVTSGLGPVLLLHFPLHRAGNGGCKEGNIVRKAPMPLRQGLNALESSRGYTGAPYELWNTIPPNATQYIFQALKPRIVFSAHAHEFCDHTHSDGTREITVPAMTWKARDDPGFVFATFRSGGNTELNRKKC